A genomic segment from Triplophysa dalaica isolate WHDGS20190420 chromosome 22, ASM1584641v1, whole genome shotgun sequence encodes:
- the uspl1 gene encoding SUMO-specific isopeptidase USPL1 isoform X3, whose translation MLCTNPVCLYPLVSRPLEDVRAGLSKTIEGCKRKSSILPEVDDISSPSKRPKDENLEVLPALSEPCNLNASSLPDHTEMLNGEQFIFETNTVSINDTENQNPEELPVGTDVDVDLDVDKKDDGVSSTQDEREEMDEFDIEALVELVPLQPHLFWKNEDNLCWLDSLLVMLVNCRTIREALNQDVNVPDSVVRNFFSTYDKTCAYVKAKEQQCEDKITRVPADVLKEAERQLSALRLSLFKLLQPTLKCEIGKKETPVFALPLLLRSDKWAEELFQHTVRWEFRCTSCGYTVNNSGVNTLTTLTQIMSDWHPLKATHRTQCSNCSRKNQRRKMVLERLSSVFALHFVEGLPRKDISKYSFEFEGTHYNVSTIFQYNKDLKHFVTWIRQSNGSWLEIDDLKYPNSITHKRFTLRAKEIHVVFWESESRQDSASEACPLTAPSVTDIDDNQLSDSAADDAYVLSAMTVSEDADVTNSTTLNASIGNTTLLDTFEGLTHTDIVTLTLVEENAVTEATHLPVPQPPAFVPAVIPNLPVASSVSSNFPSSSPPKHTQTHSSGSSEVTLSSAVKQTVATEMHSPLPPPAVARNTVGLQHASLLQRHPSFQSTPVRPPAPKPRPTLRCENNEAYPAKPAETFSGFLSRKGTGLPNPTGKNPSTGASHTSKASDILKLNGKKTSSLSVDKQPTTTTEALRMKLMKKLQAKKKKLAKLNQLLVNGGEITPKPDSTALLSPYSVTSSTSAYDSPAYDQFFAELLSPVTVSNLSPDSTDLQEMLNNSQNSETMNGSLRSDSTIPTVVPEQTLIYPSSTDDSIMNLDDFIQTEMGQTAIENTDFNSLDLFF comes from the exons ATGCTCTGTACAAATCCAGTG TGCCTTTACCCCCTTGTTAGCAGACCACTGGAAGATGTGCGTGCTGGTTTGTCTAAAACTATTGAAGGATGCAAGAGGAAATCCTCCATCCTGCCTGAGGTTGATGACATATCCTCCCCTTCAAAACGGCCAAAAGATGAGAACCTAGAGGTGTTGCCTGCTCTTTCCGAGCCATGCAATCTCAATGCTTCATCCCTTCCGGATCACACTGAAATGTTAAATGGGGAACAGTTCATATTTGAAACAAACACTGTCTCTATTAATGACACTGAGAATCAAAATCCTGAGGAGTTACCCGTTGGCACTGATGTGGATGTTGACTTGGATGTAGACAAGAAGGATGATGGTGTATCTAGCACTCAAGATGAGAGAGAGGAGATGGATGAATTTGATATAGAAGCACTAGTAGAATTGGTTCCTTTGCAACCTCATCTCTTCTGGAAAAATGAGGATAATCTGTGTTGGTTGGATTCGTTGTTGGTTATGCTTGTGAACTGCAGGACGATCAGGGAGGCTCTGAATCAGGATGTAAATGTGCCGGACTCTGTGGTTAGGAACTTTTTCTCGACGTATGATAAGACATGTGCGTACGTAAAAGCAAAGGAACAGCAGTGTGAAG ACAAGATAACCAGAGTCCCAGCGGACGTCCTGAAAGAGGCGGAGCGACAGCTCTCTGCTCTCCGTTTGTCACTCTTCAAACTCCTTCAGCCTACACTCAAGTGTGAAATTG GTAAGAAAGAAACGCCTGTCTTTGCTCTCCCTCTACTTCTGCGGTCAGATAAATGGGCCGAGGAGCTTTTCCAGCACACTGTCCGCTGGGAATTTAGGTGCACATCCTGTGGTTATACTGTCAACAACAG CGGCGTGAACACTCTAACAACATTAACTCAGATTATGTCTGACTGGCACCCGCTGAAAGCGACCCACCGAACTCAATGCAGTAACTGCAGCCGTAAAAACCAGAGAAGGAAAATGGTACTTGAGAG GTTATCTTCCGTGTTTGCTCTTCACTTCGTGGAGGGCCTGCCAAGAAAAGACATCTCTAAATACTCATTTGAGTTTGAGGGCACCCACTACAATGTTAGCACTATCTTTCAGTACAATAAAGATCTCAAGCACTTTGTCACATGGATCCGCCAGAGTAatg GATCATGGCTGGAAATTGATGACTTGAAATACCCTAACAGCATCACTCACAAAAGGTTTACGCTCCGTGCAAAGGAAATTCACGTTGTTTTCTGGGAGTCCGAGTCCAGACAGGACAGTGCTTCTGAGGCCTGCCCGCTGACAGCTCCTTCCGTCACGGACATTGATGATAATCAGCTGTCTGATTCTGCAGCCGATGACGCGTATGTGCTAAGTGCGATGACTGTAAGCGAGGACGCAGATGTCACCAATTCCACTACTTTAAATGCATCTATTGGCAACACCACATTACTGGACACGTTTGAGGGACTTACACACACGGACATCGTGACCCTCACTCTGGTAGAGGAGAATGCTGTTACCGAGGCAACACATCTTCCGGTTCCACAGCCCCCAGCTTTCGTGCCCGCCGTCATCCCCAATCTTCCAGTAGCATCTAGTGTGTCTTCTAATTTTCCTTCTTCAAGCCCTCCGAAGCACACTCAGACACACAGTTCTGGTTCCTCAGAAGTAACTCTATCTTCAGCCGTGAAGCAGACAGTAGCTACAGAAATGCATTCACCCTTACCTCCACCAGCAGTTGCTAGAAATACAGTTGGCCTACAACACGCTTCATTACTTCAACGGCATCCTAGTTTCCAGTCTACTCCAGTAAGACCCCCTGCTCCGAAACCGAGACCCACTCTGAGATGCGAGAACAACGAAGCTTACCCAGCAAAGCCGGCGGAAACTTTCAGTGGTTTCTTAAGCAGGAAGGGAACTGGTCTGCCAAATCCAACTGGTAAAAATCCTTCCACAGGCGCTAGTCATACCAGTAAAGCATCCGACATCCTGAAATTGAATGGTAAGAAAACTTCAAGCCTTTCGGTGGATAAGCAGCCTACCACCACAACTGAAGCTCTCAGGATGAAGCTCATGAAGAAACTCCAggcaaagaaaaagaaacttgCCAAGCTAAACCAGCTCCTGGTAAACGGAGGAGAAATCACCCCGAAGCCGGACAGCACGGCGCTCTTGTCACCGTACTCTGTCACTTCCAGCACCTCAGCATATGACAGCCCAGCATATGACCAGTTCTTTGCCGAGCTGTTGTCTCCCGTGACGGTTAGCAACCTCTCGCCTGATAGTACAGATCTGCAGGAGATGTTAAACAATTCCCAGAATAGCGAGACCATGAATGGAAGTTTACGGTCTGATTCTACTATTCCAACCGTGGTGCCTGAACAAACTTTGATCTACCCCTCTTCAACTGATGATTCTATTATGAATCTTGATGACTTTATACAAACTGAAATGGGTCAGACTGCTATtgaaaacacagattttaaTTCATTAGATTTGTTCTTCTGA
- the alox5ap gene encoding arachidonate 5-lipoxygenase-activating protein → MDAAVLENIFLLVLVTLLSVVQNAFFALKVEKECTGSNSKQHSAAFERLSCATRNCMDTYPTFLAVMWCAGICLSQAPAAFAGVIYLVVRQKYFVGYMGQTCQSIPGFLFGKRVLFFLSLMCIVGIINYLLLSYAGEDYRDPIQTIMKAASTLLLLP, encoded by the exons ATGGATGCTGCAGTGctggaaaacattttcttactAGTGTTGGTCACTCTTCTGAGCGTTGTTCAGAATG CATTTTTCGCCCTAAAGGTTGAGAAAGAGTGTACAGGCAGCAATTCTAAGCAGCATTCTGCTGCGTTTGAGCGCTTGTCTTGTGCCAC GCGTAACTGCATGGATACCTACCCAACCTTCTTGGCAGTAATGTGGTGTGCTGGTATCTGTCTCAGTCAAG CTCCGGCTGCATTCGCTGGTGTTATTTACCTTGTGGTCCGACAGAAGTACTTTGTTGGCTACATGGGGCAGACATGCCAGAG CATTCCTGGCTTCCTGTTTGGGAAACGTGTCCTCTTCTTCCTATCACTCATGTGTATTGTGGGAATCATAAATTACCTGCTCCTCTCCTACGCCGGCGAAGACTACAGAGACCCCATACAGACCATCATGAAAGCAGCGTCAACCCTCCTGCTTCTGCCTTAA
- the uspl1 gene encoding SUMO-specific isopeptidase USPL1 isoform X1, which translates to MHMEMSPTGVLEQPNASMKSCLENLYIRSDFKWEDKNASPGNCPWCLGKGQANALRYYAINLEETIMLCTNPVCLYPLVSRPLEDVRAGLSKTIEGCKRKSSILPEVDDISSPSKRPKDENLEVLPALSEPCNLNASSLPDHTEMLNGEQFIFETNTVSINDTENQNPEELPVGTDVDVDLDVDKKDDGVSSTQDEREEMDEFDIEALVELVPLQPHLFWKNEDNLCWLDSLLVMLVNCRTIREALNQDVNVPDSVVRNFFSTYDKTCAYVKAKEQQCEDKITRVPADVLKEAERQLSALRLSLFKLLQPTLKCEIGKKETPVFALPLLLRSDKWAEELFQHTVRWEFRCTSCGYTVNNSGVNTLTTLTQIMSDWHPLKATHRTQCSNCSRKNQRRKMVLERLSSVFALHFVEGLPRKDISKYSFEFEGTHYNVSTIFQYNKDLKHFVTWIRQSNGSWLEIDDLKYPNSITHKRFTLRAKEIHVVFWESESRQDSASEACPLTAPSVTDIDDNQLSDSAADDAYVLSAMTVSEDADVTNSTTLNASIGNTTLLDTFEGLTHTDIVTLTLVEENAVTEATHLPVPQPPAFVPAVIPNLPVASSVSSNFPSSSPPKHTQTHSSGSSEVTLSSAVKQTVATEMHSPLPPPAVARNTVGLQHASLLQRHPSFQSTPVRPPAPKPRPTLRCENNEAYPAKPAETFSGFLSRKGTGLPNPTGKNPSTGASHTSKASDILKLNGKKTSSLSVDKQPTTTTEALRMKLMKKLQAKKKKLAKLNQLLVNGGEITPKPDSTALLSPYSVTSSTSAYDSPAYDQFFAELLSPVTVSNLSPDSTDLQEMLNNSQNSETMNGSLRSDSTIPTVVPEQTLIYPSSTDDSIMNLDDFIQTEMGQTAIENTDFNSLDLFF; encoded by the exons ATGCACATGGAAATGTCTCCTACCGGCGTGCTCGAACAACCGAATGCTTCTATGAAATCTTGTTTGGAAAATCTCTACATTCGATCCGATTTTAAG tGGGAAGACAAAAATGCCTCACCTGGGAATTGTCCTTGGTGTTTGGGAAAAGGTCAGGCAAATGCTCTCCGGTACTACGCCATCAATTTGGAGGAGACCATTATGCTCTGTACAAATCCAGTG TGCCTTTACCCCCTTGTTAGCAGACCACTGGAAGATGTGCGTGCTGGTTTGTCTAAAACTATTGAAGGATGCAAGAGGAAATCCTCCATCCTGCCTGAGGTTGATGACATATCCTCCCCTTCAAAACGGCCAAAAGATGAGAACCTAGAGGTGTTGCCTGCTCTTTCCGAGCCATGCAATCTCAATGCTTCATCCCTTCCGGATCACACTGAAATGTTAAATGGGGAACAGTTCATATTTGAAACAAACACTGTCTCTATTAATGACACTGAGAATCAAAATCCTGAGGAGTTACCCGTTGGCACTGATGTGGATGTTGACTTGGATGTAGACAAGAAGGATGATGGTGTATCTAGCACTCAAGATGAGAGAGAGGAGATGGATGAATTTGATATAGAAGCACTAGTAGAATTGGTTCCTTTGCAACCTCATCTCTTCTGGAAAAATGAGGATAATCTGTGTTGGTTGGATTCGTTGTTGGTTATGCTTGTGAACTGCAGGACGATCAGGGAGGCTCTGAATCAGGATGTAAATGTGCCGGACTCTGTGGTTAGGAACTTTTTCTCGACGTATGATAAGACATGTGCGTACGTAAAAGCAAAGGAACAGCAGTGTGAAG ACAAGATAACCAGAGTCCCAGCGGACGTCCTGAAAGAGGCGGAGCGACAGCTCTCTGCTCTCCGTTTGTCACTCTTCAAACTCCTTCAGCCTACACTCAAGTGTGAAATTG GTAAGAAAGAAACGCCTGTCTTTGCTCTCCCTCTACTTCTGCGGTCAGATAAATGGGCCGAGGAGCTTTTCCAGCACACTGTCCGCTGGGAATTTAGGTGCACATCCTGTGGTTATACTGTCAACAACAG CGGCGTGAACACTCTAACAACATTAACTCAGATTATGTCTGACTGGCACCCGCTGAAAGCGACCCACCGAACTCAATGCAGTAACTGCAGCCGTAAAAACCAGAGAAGGAAAATGGTACTTGAGAG GTTATCTTCCGTGTTTGCTCTTCACTTCGTGGAGGGCCTGCCAAGAAAAGACATCTCTAAATACTCATTTGAGTTTGAGGGCACCCACTACAATGTTAGCACTATCTTTCAGTACAATAAAGATCTCAAGCACTTTGTCACATGGATCCGCCAGAGTAatg GATCATGGCTGGAAATTGATGACTTGAAATACCCTAACAGCATCACTCACAAAAGGTTTACGCTCCGTGCAAAGGAAATTCACGTTGTTTTCTGGGAGTCCGAGTCCAGACAGGACAGTGCTTCTGAGGCCTGCCCGCTGACAGCTCCTTCCGTCACGGACATTGATGATAATCAGCTGTCTGATTCTGCAGCCGATGACGCGTATGTGCTAAGTGCGATGACTGTAAGCGAGGACGCAGATGTCACCAATTCCACTACTTTAAATGCATCTATTGGCAACACCACATTACTGGACACGTTTGAGGGACTTACACACACGGACATCGTGACCCTCACTCTGGTAGAGGAGAATGCTGTTACCGAGGCAACACATCTTCCGGTTCCACAGCCCCCAGCTTTCGTGCCCGCCGTCATCCCCAATCTTCCAGTAGCATCTAGTGTGTCTTCTAATTTTCCTTCTTCAAGCCCTCCGAAGCACACTCAGACACACAGTTCTGGTTCCTCAGAAGTAACTCTATCTTCAGCCGTGAAGCAGACAGTAGCTACAGAAATGCATTCACCCTTACCTCCACCAGCAGTTGCTAGAAATACAGTTGGCCTACAACACGCTTCATTACTTCAACGGCATCCTAGTTTCCAGTCTACTCCAGTAAGACCCCCTGCTCCGAAACCGAGACCCACTCTGAGATGCGAGAACAACGAAGCTTACCCAGCAAAGCCGGCGGAAACTTTCAGTGGTTTCTTAAGCAGGAAGGGAACTGGTCTGCCAAATCCAACTGGTAAAAATCCTTCCACAGGCGCTAGTCATACCAGTAAAGCATCCGACATCCTGAAATTGAATGGTAAGAAAACTTCAAGCCTTTCGGTGGATAAGCAGCCTACCACCACAACTGAAGCTCTCAGGATGAAGCTCATGAAGAAACTCCAggcaaagaaaaagaaacttgCCAAGCTAAACCAGCTCCTGGTAAACGGAGGAGAAATCACCCCGAAGCCGGACAGCACGGCGCTCTTGTCACCGTACTCTGTCACTTCCAGCACCTCAGCATATGACAGCCCAGCATATGACCAGTTCTTTGCCGAGCTGTTGTCTCCCGTGACGGTTAGCAACCTCTCGCCTGATAGTACAGATCTGCAGGAGATGTTAAACAATTCCCAGAATAGCGAGACCATGAATGGAAGTTTACGGTCTGATTCTACTATTCCAACCGTGGTGCCTGAACAAACTTTGATCTACCCCTCTTCAACTGATGATTCTATTATGAATCTTGATGACTTTATACAAACTGAAATGGGTCAGACTGCTATtgaaaacacagattttaaTTCATTAGATTTGTTCTTCTGA
- the uspl1 gene encoding SUMO-specific isopeptidase USPL1 isoform X2 produces MNGEEPGIGGPTPAVVGYLGKWEDKNASPGNCPWCLGKGQANALRYYAINLEETIMLCTNPVCLYPLVSRPLEDVRAGLSKTIEGCKRKSSILPEVDDISSPSKRPKDENLEVLPALSEPCNLNASSLPDHTEMLNGEQFIFETNTVSINDTENQNPEELPVGTDVDVDLDVDKKDDGVSSTQDEREEMDEFDIEALVELVPLQPHLFWKNEDNLCWLDSLLVMLVNCRTIREALNQDVNVPDSVVRNFFSTYDKTCAYVKAKEQQCEDKITRVPADVLKEAERQLSALRLSLFKLLQPTLKCEIGKKETPVFALPLLLRSDKWAEELFQHTVRWEFRCTSCGYTVNNSGVNTLTTLTQIMSDWHPLKATHRTQCSNCSRKNQRRKMVLERLSSVFALHFVEGLPRKDISKYSFEFEGTHYNVSTIFQYNKDLKHFVTWIRQSNGSWLEIDDLKYPNSITHKRFTLRAKEIHVVFWESESRQDSASEACPLTAPSVTDIDDNQLSDSAADDAYVLSAMTVSEDADVTNSTTLNASIGNTTLLDTFEGLTHTDIVTLTLVEENAVTEATHLPVPQPPAFVPAVIPNLPVASSVSSNFPSSSPPKHTQTHSSGSSEVTLSSAVKQTVATEMHSPLPPPAVARNTVGLQHASLLQRHPSFQSTPVRPPAPKPRPTLRCENNEAYPAKPAETFSGFLSRKGTGLPNPTGKNPSTGASHTSKASDILKLNGKKTSSLSVDKQPTTTTEALRMKLMKKLQAKKKKLAKLNQLLVNGGEITPKPDSTALLSPYSVTSSTSAYDSPAYDQFFAELLSPVTVSNLSPDSTDLQEMLNNSQNSETMNGSLRSDSTIPTVVPEQTLIYPSSTDDSIMNLDDFIQTEMGQTAIENTDFNSLDLFF; encoded by the exons ATGAACGGCGAAGAACCTGGTATAGGAGGTCCAACCCCAGCAGTGGTTGGGTATTTGGGAAAA tGGGAAGACAAAAATGCCTCACCTGGGAATTGTCCTTGGTGTTTGGGAAAAGGTCAGGCAAATGCTCTCCGGTACTACGCCATCAATTTGGAGGAGACCATTATGCTCTGTACAAATCCAGTG TGCCTTTACCCCCTTGTTAGCAGACCACTGGAAGATGTGCGTGCTGGTTTGTCTAAAACTATTGAAGGATGCAAGAGGAAATCCTCCATCCTGCCTGAGGTTGATGACATATCCTCCCCTTCAAAACGGCCAAAAGATGAGAACCTAGAGGTGTTGCCTGCTCTTTCCGAGCCATGCAATCTCAATGCTTCATCCCTTCCGGATCACACTGAAATGTTAAATGGGGAACAGTTCATATTTGAAACAAACACTGTCTCTATTAATGACACTGAGAATCAAAATCCTGAGGAGTTACCCGTTGGCACTGATGTGGATGTTGACTTGGATGTAGACAAGAAGGATGATGGTGTATCTAGCACTCAAGATGAGAGAGAGGAGATGGATGAATTTGATATAGAAGCACTAGTAGAATTGGTTCCTTTGCAACCTCATCTCTTCTGGAAAAATGAGGATAATCTGTGTTGGTTGGATTCGTTGTTGGTTATGCTTGTGAACTGCAGGACGATCAGGGAGGCTCTGAATCAGGATGTAAATGTGCCGGACTCTGTGGTTAGGAACTTTTTCTCGACGTATGATAAGACATGTGCGTACGTAAAAGCAAAGGAACAGCAGTGTGAAG ACAAGATAACCAGAGTCCCAGCGGACGTCCTGAAAGAGGCGGAGCGACAGCTCTCTGCTCTCCGTTTGTCACTCTTCAAACTCCTTCAGCCTACACTCAAGTGTGAAATTG GTAAGAAAGAAACGCCTGTCTTTGCTCTCCCTCTACTTCTGCGGTCAGATAAATGGGCCGAGGAGCTTTTCCAGCACACTGTCCGCTGGGAATTTAGGTGCACATCCTGTGGTTATACTGTCAACAACAG CGGCGTGAACACTCTAACAACATTAACTCAGATTATGTCTGACTGGCACCCGCTGAAAGCGACCCACCGAACTCAATGCAGTAACTGCAGCCGTAAAAACCAGAGAAGGAAAATGGTACTTGAGAG GTTATCTTCCGTGTTTGCTCTTCACTTCGTGGAGGGCCTGCCAAGAAAAGACATCTCTAAATACTCATTTGAGTTTGAGGGCACCCACTACAATGTTAGCACTATCTTTCAGTACAATAAAGATCTCAAGCACTTTGTCACATGGATCCGCCAGAGTAatg GATCATGGCTGGAAATTGATGACTTGAAATACCCTAACAGCATCACTCACAAAAGGTTTACGCTCCGTGCAAAGGAAATTCACGTTGTTTTCTGGGAGTCCGAGTCCAGACAGGACAGTGCTTCTGAGGCCTGCCCGCTGACAGCTCCTTCCGTCACGGACATTGATGATAATCAGCTGTCTGATTCTGCAGCCGATGACGCGTATGTGCTAAGTGCGATGACTGTAAGCGAGGACGCAGATGTCACCAATTCCACTACTTTAAATGCATCTATTGGCAACACCACATTACTGGACACGTTTGAGGGACTTACACACACGGACATCGTGACCCTCACTCTGGTAGAGGAGAATGCTGTTACCGAGGCAACACATCTTCCGGTTCCACAGCCCCCAGCTTTCGTGCCCGCCGTCATCCCCAATCTTCCAGTAGCATCTAGTGTGTCTTCTAATTTTCCTTCTTCAAGCCCTCCGAAGCACACTCAGACACACAGTTCTGGTTCCTCAGAAGTAACTCTATCTTCAGCCGTGAAGCAGACAGTAGCTACAGAAATGCATTCACCCTTACCTCCACCAGCAGTTGCTAGAAATACAGTTGGCCTACAACACGCTTCATTACTTCAACGGCATCCTAGTTTCCAGTCTACTCCAGTAAGACCCCCTGCTCCGAAACCGAGACCCACTCTGAGATGCGAGAACAACGAAGCTTACCCAGCAAAGCCGGCGGAAACTTTCAGTGGTTTCTTAAGCAGGAAGGGAACTGGTCTGCCAAATCCAACTGGTAAAAATCCTTCCACAGGCGCTAGTCATACCAGTAAAGCATCCGACATCCTGAAATTGAATGGTAAGAAAACTTCAAGCCTTTCGGTGGATAAGCAGCCTACCACCACAACTGAAGCTCTCAGGATGAAGCTCATGAAGAAACTCCAggcaaagaaaaagaaacttgCCAAGCTAAACCAGCTCCTGGTAAACGGAGGAGAAATCACCCCGAAGCCGGACAGCACGGCGCTCTTGTCACCGTACTCTGTCACTTCCAGCACCTCAGCATATGACAGCCCAGCATATGACCAGTTCTTTGCCGAGCTGTTGTCTCCCGTGACGGTTAGCAACCTCTCGCCTGATAGTACAGATCTGCAGGAGATGTTAAACAATTCCCAGAATAGCGAGACCATGAATGGAAGTTTACGGTCTGATTCTACTATTCCAACCGTGGTGCCTGAACAAACTTTGATCTACCCCTCTTCAACTGATGATTCTATTATGAATCTTGATGACTTTATACAAACTGAAATGGGTCAGACTGCTATtgaaaacacagattttaaTTCATTAGATTTGTTCTTCTGA
- the LOC130411763 gene encoding mesenteric estrogen-dependent adipogenesis protein-like, producing MEENNNSPFVIDVVEIDNFLSHPPQGFSIEHRAAYRLVKSDPKLSCVFIDEFQSSKGKVIFCQSPGRKITVRNLGEYTNLRNQLLSKRIYVLVSACATIAPKVQEKKRINDPALGLYVVVINGCHPMIRWEMEKGLDSTISSVAGESYTVNVDIRDALKACVGEKFRILIDGEKVKPSWKDTHFTIKYHSDALFDFSYWFGLSKREIKISYCGR from the exons ATGGAGGAAAATAACAACTCGCCGTTTGTAATAGATGTTGTCGAGATTGATAATTTCCTCAGTCATCCGCCGCAAGGTTTCAGCATTGAACATCGCGCTGCTTACAGGCTCGTGAAGTCCGATCCGAAACTCTCGTGCGTGTTCATCGACGAGTTTCAGTCCAGCAAGGGAAAGGTGATCTTCTGTCAGTCGCCAGGAAG gaaAATCACAGTTCGTAATTTGGGAGAGTACACGAATTTGAGGAATCAGCTGCTCTCCAAAAGAATATACGTGCTCGTGTCTGCATGCGCAACAATAGCTCCAAAAGTACAAGAAAAGAAACGCATAAATGATCCTG CTCTTGGACTCTATGTGGTGGTGATCAATGGCTGTCATCCCATGATCAGATGGGAGATGGAAAAGGGCTTAGATTCAACCATATCATCTGTTGCTGGAGAGAGCTATACAGTTAAT GTTGATATTAGGGATGCATTAAAGGCATGTGTGGGTGAGAAGTTTCGAATCCTTATAGATGGAGAAAAGGTGAAGCCCTCCTGGAAAGACACACATTTTACTATCAAGTACCATTCTGATGCCCTCTTTGACTTTTCCTACTGGTTTGGCCTCAGCAAGCGAGAGATTAAG ATCTCCTACTGTGGAAGATGA